CATTACAATCTTGTTgatatttccataaattcatgatttagtaagtagtgaaaggtttatcactcaaaatctatgtttataatAGGGTAGGCCATGATACAGAGTggtattatacatgtgtatgtattgattttgaataagagtgttactttaaatatgggcagaaattgatttaagatatgaaattaaactcaatttataaataaaccaGTCGTAACATTTTCAGCCTTACCTTTTCGTAAAAAAATCTCATTATGACCTGGAAAAAACAGTAACAAAATCGACTGAAGATGGCAcctttttctttcatgctttacaatgaaatatgggggttaaacagtgaaataacaacagtgaaaatatcactgcaaaataaggagtgaaaatatcgaCTTTCAGAACAACTTTTAAATTCCTCTGTAGTAACCTGCCTTGattaaaacagaacactggactttgaaccagaaaattttgtcaaaaaatgtttaagaaatgttttttaaatttaaataaatatatatttggaaataaacaacttatcgtttattaccggttatcccgttttttaaacattttcctgatatttgaagctgaatgttcgaacatttgctttcataccaaacaaattacagacaaaaacaactgttcgaacatacatagaattttatatcatcgttcaaatgtattttgaactgtttgtagtacgtaaaattaGTTTcctggaaaattcacacaacaatttacagataatccgatattttttaccccacccacacctcaaaatttgttaacaaactagcgtggcattcactctttatctggaaaacaaacatgttttcaagcaaaacagactggtctctgtaagtaagatgactgaatattaatttgctatgaaacacatgcagtctttaactaaaagaatgtttaaaattcaatgagtatccgcatttgttttgcacATTTGACCATCCAAactttcattcattaaatagcGGCTAGTAATTtcgttatgtattcatgcccaacttaaaataaaagtgtttacattatttattggaacatatgtgcacttataaaacttcattgtttactgttgataaaagctttgcactaaaaaatGAGCGAATAATAAGCTATAAGAATggatagcagagaactatttcacAGCAAAccgaaaatagaaaagttgacagctttagttttgcatgaggggcgcccttttcaaaaaagggggttattcagaattaaattaaaaaaaactaataaaactccgaaaataagcataaaagaaacagaaaatttgtttatttcagtgtaagatcgtatttcaTTCCACTTGTGATCatataaaacactacattttcACTCTTGGCTTTGCCTCTggtgaaaatatgttgttgttttttctaaaatacGATCTAACactaaaaaacaaatatcctctatatcctTTACTTCGttagttgatattttttatatacaatttcaAGTATATACTAAACTATTACAATAGAATATCAAGCAGCTACATTGAGCATTTGTACtgtttatttttcgtttttgcAGAACAAAATTTAACCCATTTGAAGGGAAATATGATATTATGAATTTGGTGGAAGGGGGAAATGTTGGCCTttttcttgtacatgtatgtatttaggCAAGTACTCATCAGGAAAAAAATCCCGTAAATCAGTAGTTCATGactgttgaaaataaatagttgtTATAGATTTGTTTATAGTGAATGGACGAAGAAAATAGTTGTTGCGTggtttttaaatgcatattatgttatattgaaTACCTTTTGAATAAACAGTATCATATAATCTGTTAAGCCTTTTCAACAGTTAAAGGGTacacaccagattggcaccaaaaaaagatttttcctgtaacgaatctcaggacaattatttaatagaatgtgttacgctttgatatcataattgtaaaaaaagtaccaaaatgtaaaacaaaatgtgtcggagaccgggttcgaacccgtgtcgacaaaattgcagtccagcgttgtATCCACCGTGTCCATTGTGTTACGATGGCTTACTCCAaacgagtggtatatttaagctatatacctaacttggtaatatcacgtgataacatcgactagccaatcacgcattacgaataactgctaaatttaattaaattttaaactatatggtacttcagttagtaagtttcaatgcattgtacacattgattccaagtttatgtcagttttcgacaattttcttttttgtcttgcaaaTTCAttatctggtgcacagttgctttaatgTAATAAAGGTGATATTCCGTAATGGTCCATGTCGTGTCAATAGTAGGTCACATGGccaaatgttgacaaaacatcttgttaacactatagaggccATATGTTGCACCCAATATAACTAAACGATTGGTCACTGAGAATCTatataaaatctacatttaaaggcctagtttggtccttctataagtgaccccccccccccaaacaaataaaacaaaaacgtgtattctacacaacctctgtgtattgattttattcTAAATGTCTTATcggatctccgatctgagtatcctgctgtgcagttttggaggttttattatagaaatggccCTGATccaataaacaagaaattggcccctactgcgACATCAGTGCagttagcaggagatgcacagcaggggattgtcatgccaaacattcttTAAACTTGGCCTTTATGTTAagtttaattacatgtataagtCTTTCCTGTCAAAATCTGCGTCTCTAGGCCAAAtgaattatatatgaaaacCCAAGTCGTCAAGGTCCGTTTTGGCTCATGTCCGATGTAAAGTATGTCTTATTGTCAAATGCTCGGCTGACCTAGAGACATTTTCAATCCAATCTGTATGAAGCTTGTTGCTATAAAATCTAAATATTCGATTTTATGTcatgtttggttaaaaaaatcCTACTCCCAGCACGAGGTCAACCATTGCCAAAGAGatacaacatgtatagtaaCTCTTATAAAGCCACCCTTTCACCCAATCTTCAAAACTCTGACAAAATGTATGTCACCTTAACATCTTCGAATACGGATCATGTTTGCttcaaaaagtaggtcaataggtcaaatgttaaaaatacctAGAGACCGCATTGTTTACCCAATCGTTATTAAACTTGACCAGATGTTTATGTACGTTATGTTCGTAACTGTTTGGTCAAACAATGGTCACGAGGGCAACAGTCAGAGAGAAACACTTGGTAACCCTTTAGAGGCAATATTTTctacttatttttttgttcgAATGCGTGTCTCTTTGAAACTATGCCAAGTTCGAGTATGGGTCACGAAGGATCCAAATGTAGGTCATTAGGTTAGCATCACGGAGTACATCAAATTCgtcaaaaaaaaacgttaaaaggTAAAATGACCTCAGTGTTTATCCCTTTAGATAACAATTCTCAAATTTTCCAATATTCTTACCAATTATCATTAAATGGTCCAAtcttacagaaaaaaaataaagaacatttttttaagaaaaaaaaacaggtgGTACTCAATTAAGCTGATGTGGGTCATGCAGGGCAACAGTAGAATGGCCTCGTAAATATTTCGGCTGAAGTCGGGTTACCCTGCCGCAGTCTTAACAAAATCTGCCTTGACAACACGCAGAACAGATGTTAATAAGTTTGTATAACCGTATTTCTGTGCCCATCGACCTCACCGTGTGTCATCATGACTTAAAGTTTATATATCGAAACCAgccatttgtttttatatctgaCCGCCAAACATCGCGCTCAACGCTTTTCACCTTTCACTTTCAGAAGTGTTTAAACCATACAAGTAACTGACCGCCAAGCATCGCGCTCAACGCTTTTCACCTTCAGAAGGGTTTTAACCATACTAGTAACTGACCGCCAAGCATCGCGCTCAACGCTTTTCACCTTCAGAAGGGTTTAAACCTTGCAAGTAACTGTCCGCCAAGCATAGCACTCAACGTTCATCACATTTCAAAAAGTGTGTAAACCATACTAGTAGTATCTGACCGACAAGCAACGCGCTCAACGCTTATCACCTTACAAAGTAAACACACGTAGCTTGGACACTAAAATAAGGCCTTTCAGtcttttaatattgtttaaaagtaataaatagacatttcaaaataatcatttttaaaaaaaaatatcattatattatacataaatatttaaaataaacaaggtATTAGCCTCCTAGTATCTGACAGCTTAGTAGACGTTGGGCTTTACATTGTGTTTACCTGCAACACGGTCTTCACATTGAATAACCGAATACGTTATTATTCAAAGGAACTATGTTGTACTAGAGACAACAAAATCTAAAAGGATACATGAGTTGCATTGAATTTGACGACAATAACAACCTGGCAAAACACGCCGTTGTTTACAATGTTGATACTGCTTGATAATGAAGTGTAAGGCTCGGATATCGACGTTTTCAAGTTTCCTACCTTGATTAAGTAATATCTGTGTTATTCTTCAATCGATTGAAAACATCAGGCACTCGCTGTTTACAAGCCAATGTTTGCTGCTCGGAAGCAGGTTGCAACGAGGGGAAAAAATCTATTAGCTGGAATTAACTGCCTTCTAGAACGTGATTTTAATAGTGAAAATTGAAATAGTAAAGTACTGTTCCTGAGTTATTTTGAAGGTTGTTGACGACTTTTTAAAGGTATGTGAATATACCAAGCATGGTGGCTTGGTCGTCTGTGTTTATACCTGACGGGAGCAGTCTGTCGTCTGACGGTTCGGACAAGCAGACGACAAAAGGCGCTTTCACGCTTGAGGAGACGCTCCGTTGTTACGTCTGTGAGGAATACTTCACCAAGCCGCGCGTGCTGCCGTGTGGCCACAGCTACTGCTCCTCATGCATCCTGCAGCTTCGCGAGAACGCGCTTGCGGAGTTCAACAAATCACGTGATCAGAACGCGCACCGGCGCGGGGAGTGTGGGTTCTTCACGTGTCCTTGGCCTAACTGCCACTATTCGATGCGGATCATGAACGTCTACCGCTGGACGCTCCGAAACAAAGCGCTCGCCACTGCCGTCGCCGCTGCTAAGAAACGGGAAAGTGAAAGAGAGGTACCTAGTATCAGTAGTTTTTAACTTAACAGATATCGATGTTTTTTATTACATGGAAACTTCGACAGCATTActatttcattttgttcaacAGCTGCTACTTTTTAAACCATTGTTATACTACGCAAGCGGTTAAACGGCGGAATGACTAGCATCCAAGCATGAtcattaataatacataattcaCCATTCAGACAAATATGATATGATACTTAGATAGTCTCTTTCAAGTTTACGGTACTAATATGTCCATCCTTATCAAATTACAACCTCTGATTCACTTTCAAGCCGTTTAGATCGTATAAGGTTTAATAAACAGCTTCATTTCCAGACGGTCTCACTGCAGACGGATGTGGACTGGTCGCAGACCATCGTCTCAATCTCATCTGCTGTGATGAATCCCCTGGGCAAACGTCACAGGCGCCACGTGCCCACCAAGACGACACCGGAAGTGCTCTTCCAGCACTTGATCCAAAACACGGTGTCCGTGGACAGTATCTCGGACAGCAAACACTGTCGTCTGCCATGGAATAAAAATGGCGGGAAAACGTCATGGGCgtcatatgtgtttttgttcgGTATGACGATCGTAGACCAATCCTTAAAACCCTAGTAGggttaattatatttactttataaatgtGATTCATGCTTTGTTGATGAGGGTAAATTCACTAAACCGTTCAAGGAATCTTCACACATCACAACCATTCTTTGCACGTTTCAATGATTCAACAATGTTGCATC
The Mya arenaria isolate MELC-2E11 chromosome 12, ASM2691426v1 DNA segment above includes these coding regions:
- the LOC128211406 gene encoding uncharacterized protein LOC128211406, producing MVAWSSVFIPDGSSLSSDGSDKQTTKGAFTLEETLRCYVCEEYFTKPRVLPCGHSYCSSCILQLRENALAEFNKSRDQNAHRRGECGFFTCPWPNCHYSMRIMNVYRWTLRNKALATAVAAAKKRESERETVSLQTDVDWSQTIVSISSAVMNPLGKRHRRHVPTKTTPEVLFQHLIQNTVSVDSISDSKHCRLPWNKNGGKTSWASYVFLFGMTIVDQSLKP